The following proteins are co-located in the Amphiprion ocellaris isolate individual 3 ecotype Okinawa chromosome 7, ASM2253959v1, whole genome shotgun sequence genome:
- the wdr53 gene encoding WD repeat-containing protein 53, which translates to MARQWSEGHSTSILCVGASPGPEGLLASGSEGGEVTVWSQEGTIIGRLTLPGEDDSTSVVFSPAAPSQLYVSHGDTVSVLDPRNLKGLVEEFQGAGEEEINALALNETGSALAVADDSGAVRVLELPGGKVFRTLRRHTNICSSVAFRPHRPNNLVSVGLDMQVMLWGLQKTRPLWTLNLQDVAEEEDDHQQRPGQLFNPPLAHCVSVASCGNILGCAAEDGRVHLMRIGSGSKLEQQGAFKAHSQGASQAHFVSFLSHPYWLISGGNDSHVALWDLSKHPVVAPEGKSQATGPQRRKGKSKAKRKEQHQDKVKSPQKAEAEKGEDEAAGGAEEAMEEKSGPKLSISHGDKVNWLCPAVLKGEPSVIVADQSSSLTVYSLSQV; encoded by the exons ATGGCCAGGCAGTGGTCTGAGGGCCACTCCACTTCCATCCTGTGTGTCGGGGCGTCTCCGGGCCCCGAGGGTCTTCTCGCTTCGGGCTCTGAGGGTGGCGAGGTCACAGTGTGGAGCCAAGAGGGAACCATCATCGGCCGCCTCACTCTCCCCGGTGAAGACGACAGCACGAGTGTTGTGTTCTCACCTGCAGCTCCGAGCCAGCTGTATGTGTCACATGGAGACACGGTGAGCGTCCTCGACCCCAGAAACCTGAAGGGCCTCGTGGAGGAGTTTCAGGGTGCAGGGGAGGAGGAGATCAATGCTTTAGCACTGAATGAGACGGGATCCGCCCTGGCGGTGGCTGATGACTCTGGGGCTGTGCGGGTGCTGGAGCTTCCTGGGGGAAAAGTGTTCAGGACTCTGCGCAGACACACCAACATCTGCTCCTCTGTGGCTTTCCGGCCTCACCGGCCCAACAACCTGGTGTCTGTCGGACTGGACATGCAG GTGATGCTGTGGGGTCTGCAGAAGACCCGCCCTCTGTGGACTCTCAACCTCCAGGACGTagcagaggaagaagatgacCATCAGCAGCGCCCTGGTCAGCTTTTCAACCCACCTCTGGCccactgtgtgtctgtggcgAGCTGTGGAAACATCCTGGGTTGTGCCGCAGAGGACGGACGGGTGCATCTGATGCGAATCGGCAGCGGATCCAAACTGGAGCAGCAAGGAGCTTTCAAAGCTCACAGTCAGGGAGCCTCACAAGCTCACTTTGTTAGTTTCCTTTCCCACCCATACTGGCTCATCAGTGGGGGTAACGACAGCCATGTCGCCCTGTGGGACCTCAGTAAGCACCCGGTGGTGGCTCCAGAGGGCAAAAGTCAAGCGACAGGACCCCAACGCAGGAAAGGCAAGAGCAAGGCAAAGAGAAAAGAGCAACACCAGGATAAAGTGAAGAGCCCACAGAAGGCTGAGGCAGAGAAAGGGGAGGATGAAGCAGCAGGGGGTGCAGAGGAGGCGATGGAGGAGAAGTCTGGACCCAAACTGAGCATCAGCCATGGTGACAAGGTGAACTGGCTTTGCCCTGCTGTGCTGAAAGGAGAACCAAGTGTGATAGTGGCTGATCAGAGCTCCAGTCTGACTGTTTATTCTCTGTCCCAGGTGTAG
- the neu4 gene encoding sialidase-4 has product MKSPYFPARSVLFRKEPNGVTYRVPALLYLPNSRSFLAFCEERLSPSDSQAHLLVMRKGTFYRNYVEWEDICVLGTAFLPGHRSMNPCPVYDEFTGTLFLFFIAVLGHTSESYQLVTGKNVTRLCYISSTDGGDTWSAVTDLTMRVIGDTIKEWATFALGPGHGIQLKSGRLLVPAYAYHIECKECFGQLCQTTPHAFCFHSDTHGRSWRFGEAVPGPESVECQMVSVDEEDGTNVLYCNARSPLGYRVQALSLDDGAVFQEGQLVQRLVEPRNGCHGSIIGFPAPLHLHQRLNNHLQQPVNRSRHWTSHMAHSFHTSSVASTSITASQPPNITSALNSLSPHHYSSPDFLTPTWVVYSHPTWTTARKDLGVFLSLFPRDPDSWRGPWVIYEGPSAYSDLAYLELSPSPGAPPAVAFACLFECGTKTAYDEICFSIFTLYELIDNLPRVVQPRNDGYKRQQSQASEMDCRCDAQNVFQQVPHVKKRRKKSKLMEMCSVS; this is encoded by the exons ATGAAGTCGCCCTATTTCCCTGCGAGATCGGTGCTTTTTCGCAAAGAGCCAAACGGAGTGACATACAGAGTCCCGGCTCTGCTCTACCTGCCAAACTCCAGGTCGTTTCTGGCTTTTTGTGAAGAGAGACTCAGTCCGTCTGACTCTCAGGCTCATCTGCTGGTTATGAGAAAAGGAACTTTCTACAGGAACTATGTGGAG TGGGAGGATATTTGTGTTCTGGGCACTGCTTTCCTGCCTGGCCACCGCTCTATGAATCCCTGTCCGGTGTATGATGAGTTCACAGGaaccctcttcctcttcttcatcgCTGTCCTGGGCCACACCTCAGAGTCCTACCAGCTGGTGACGGGGAAGAACGTGACCCGACTCTGCTACATCTCCAGCACTGACGGCGGCGACACCTGGAGCGCTGTCACAGACCTCACAATGAGGGTCATAGGAGACACTATCAAAG AATGGGCCACGTTCGCTCTCGGTCCAGGTCACGGCATCCAGCTGAAGTCAGGTCGTCTGCTCGTTCCTGCCTACGCCTACCACATCGAGTGCAAAGAGTGCTTCGGACAGCTCTGCCAGACCACTCCTCATGCCTTCTGCTTTCACAGCGACACCCACGGGAGAAGCTGGCGTTTTGGGGAGGCGGTACCGGGCCCAGAGAGTGTGGAGTGTCAGATGGTGTCTGTGGACGAGGAGGACGGCACTAATGTGTTGTACTGTAACGCTCGCAGCCCTCTGGGGTACAGAGTTCAGGCCCTCAGTCTGGACGATGGAGCCGTGTTCCAGGAGGGGCAGCTAGTGCAGCGGCTGGTGGAGCCTCGAAACGGTTGTCATGGTAGTATTATTGGATTTCCTGCCCCGTTACATCTGCATCAACGCCTTAACAATCACCTACAGCAACCTGTGAACCGCTCCAGACACTGGACATCCCACATGGCCCACTCTTTTCACACCAGTTCTGTTGCATCCACATCCATCACAGCATCTCAACCTCCAAACATCACTTCAGCTCTCAATAGTCTGTCACCCCATCATTACTCCTCCCCGGATTTCCTCACCCCCACCTGGGTAGTGTACTCCCACCCAACGTGGACCACTGCACGCAAGGATCTCGGCGTGTTCCTCAGCCTTTTTCCCCGTGATCCAGACAGCTGGCGTGGCCCTTGGGTGATCTACGAGGGCCCCAGCGCCTACTCCGACCTGGCCTACCTGGAGCTGTCACCCTCACCTGGAGCGCCGCCTGCTGTGGCCTTCGCCTGCCTGTTTGAGTGCGGCACCAAAACCGCCTACGATGAGATCTGCTTCAGCATCTTCACCCTCTATGAGCTCATTGACAATCTGCCTCGAGTTGTGCAGCCGCGAAATGACGGATATAAAAGACAGCAGAGTCAGGCGTCTGAGATGGATTGTAGATGTGATGCTCAGAATGTTTTCCAGCAGGTACCACAtgtgaagaagaggagaaagaagagcaAACTGATGGAGATGTGCTCTGTTTCTTAA